A single region of the Massilia sp. erpn genome encodes:
- a CDS encoding BPSL0067 family protein — translation MAYTATGKFTSQKEVVGNGQCVSLVKKLTGAPASSLWKEGDSIWSLIAAGKTIPSGTAIATFFNGRYPNYSTGNHAAIFLRAVANGIEVFDQWTTVKPAKRTIRFGLSKTINAVRRAESYSVVL, via the coding sequence ATGGCTTACACCGCAACGGGCAAGTTCACCTCGCAAAAGGAAGTCGTCGGAAATGGGCAATGCGTTTCGCTCGTTAAGAAATTGACGGGCGCTCCTGCCTCTTCGCTTTGGAAGGAGGGGGACAGTATTTGGAGTTTGATAGCAGCCGGGAAAACCATCCCTTCCGGAACGGCAATCGCCACGTTCTTCAATGGACGCTATCCCAACTACAGCACGGGCAATCACGCGGCGATCTTTTTGCGTGCCGTCGCCAATGGTATCGAGGTGTTCGATCAGTGGACGACCGTAAAGCCGGCGAAACGCACGATCCGCTTTGGATTGTCCAAAACTATCAACGCTGTGCGCAGAGCGGAAAGCTATTCGGTGGTGCTATGA
- a CDS encoding cupredoxin domain-containing protein — MHIVRRLLLPLLALLGILSAVPVQAEEMPTFTLVMRAGRFLPETIEVPANTKFRLLVKNEGPGAEEFESVELRKEKVLAPGASSFLIFQPLKPGTYKFFGEFHPATAQGRIVAK; from the coding sequence ATGCATATTGTTCGTCGTCTGTTGCTGCCTTTGCTGGCATTGCTGGGCATCCTGAGCGCCGTGCCGGTGCAGGCGGAAGAAATGCCGACCTTCACGCTGGTGATGCGCGCCGGGCGCTTCCTGCCTGAGACTATTGAGGTGCCGGCCAATACCAAGTTCCGCCTGCTGGTGAAGAACGAAGGGCCGGGCGCCGAGGAATTCGAAAGTGTGGAGCTGCGCAAGGAGAAGGTGCTGGCGCCCGGCGCGTCGAGCTTCCTGATCTTCCAGCCGCTCAAACCGGGCACGTATAAATTCTTTGGCGAGTTCCATCCAGCGACGGCGCAGGGGCGCATCGTTGCGAAGTAA
- a CDS encoding glutathione S-transferase N-terminal domain-containing protein, translating to MMVLYSGTTCPFSQRCRLVLFEKGMDFEVRDVDLFNKPEDISTMNPYGQVPILVERELILYESNIINEYIDERFPHPQLMPADPLMRARARLMLFNFEKELFVHVHTLESERAKANDKSHDKARAEIRDRLTTLAPLFLKNKYMLGDEFSMLDVAVAPLLWRLDHYGIELSKTAAPLMKYAERIFSRPAYIEALTPSEKVMRR from the coding sequence ATGATGGTTCTCTACTCGGGTACTACTTGTCCATTCTCCCAACGTTGCCGTCTGGTCCTGTTCGAAAAAGGCATGGACTTTGAGGTGCGCGATGTTGACCTGTTCAACAAGCCGGAAGATATTTCGACCATGAATCCCTACGGCCAGGTGCCGATCCTGGTCGAACGCGAATTGATTCTGTACGAATCGAATATCATCAACGAATACATCGACGAGCGCTTCCCGCATCCGCAGCTGATGCCGGCCGATCCGCTGATGCGCGCGCGCGCCCGTCTGATGCTGTTCAACTTCGAAAAAGAGCTGTTCGTCCACGTGCACACGCTGGAAAGCGAGCGCGCCAAGGCCAACGACAAGAGCCACGACAAGGCGCGCGCGGAAATCCGCGACCGTCTGACCACGCTGGCTCCGCTGTTCCTGAAGAACAAATACATGCTGGGCGACGAGTTCTCCATGCTGGACGTGGCCGTGGCCCCGCTGCTGTGGCGCCTCGACCATTACGGCATCGAGCTGTCGAAAACGGCCGCCCCGCTGATGAAATATGCCGAGCGCATCTTCTCGCGCCCGGCCTATATCGAAGCGCTGACCCCATCCGAGAAGGTGATGCGCCGCTAA
- a CDS encoding FTR1 family protein: MLSSLFIVWRESVEAMLVIGILYAWLKNNPQGEVGLRALWGGVVAGIALAGLLGWTMLAVQGELAGEALEWFQTAMLFLASLLIVQMVLWMQKHGRHMRQGLERELAQASEKRGVFGVAMVAALAVAREGAETVIFLYGMQMDDPAGSAIAFGAGVLLAGITAWIVNRGLGMLNYRNFFRVSGLLLLLFAVALLAAGTDRLIGMGALPPLVDPLWDTSLLLDDSSPSGALLSAFTGYRARPSLMLAIVYVAFWLAVLLVQRRLKRNA, encoded by the coding sequence ATGCTGAGTTCCCTCTTTATCGTCTGGCGCGAAAGCGTGGAGGCCATGCTGGTCATCGGCATCCTCTACGCTTGGCTGAAGAACAATCCGCAGGGCGAGGTTGGCCTGCGCGCGCTGTGGGGCGGCGTCGTGGCGGGCATCGCGCTGGCCGGTCTGCTGGGCTGGACCATGCTGGCAGTACAGGGTGAGCTGGCGGGCGAGGCGCTGGAGTGGTTCCAGACGGCGATGCTGTTCCTGGCTTCTCTGCTGATCGTGCAGATGGTGTTGTGGATGCAGAAGCACGGCCGCCATATGCGGCAGGGCCTGGAGCGCGAGCTGGCGCAGGCTTCCGAAAAGCGCGGCGTCTTCGGCGTGGCCATGGTCGCCGCGCTGGCGGTGGCGCGCGAGGGCGCGGAAACCGTGATCTTCCTGTATGGGATGCAGATGGACGATCCTGCCGGCAGCGCCATCGCCTTTGGCGCGGGCGTGCTGCTGGCAGGGATCACCGCCTGGATCGTCAACCGTGGCCTGGGCATGCTCAATTACCGCAACTTCTTCCGCGTCAGCGGCCTGTTGCTGCTGCTGTTCGCGGTGGCGCTGCTGGCCGCCGGCACGGACAGGCTGATCGGCATGGGCGCTCTGCCGCCGCTGGTCGATCCGCTGTGGGATACCTCGCTGCTGCTCGACGACAGCAGTCCTTCCGGCGCCTTGCTGTCGGCCTTCACCGGCTATCGCGCGCGTCCTTCGCTGATGCTGGCGATTGTATATGTGGCTTTCTGGCTTGCGGTCCTGCTGGTGCAAAGGCGCTTGAAGCGCAATGCGTGA
- a CDS encoding ClpXP protease specificity-enhancing factor — MSEISTKPYMLRAIYEWCTDCGYTPYLAVKVDAATRVPMEYVKKGEIVLNISYGATSALKMDNDAIYFHARFGGVSREIYIPVNNVMAIYANENGQGMAFEPLLGMASAAAEEAPEPEAPAAPAPVLSAVPASAPAPASEDEDKGPDDGGEPPKKGSRPTLTRIK; from the coding sequence ATGTCTGAAATCTCAACCAAGCCCTATATGCTGCGCGCCATTTACGAATGGTGCACCGACTGCGGCTACACCCCCTATCTGGCGGTGAAAGTCGATGCCGCCACCCGCGTGCCGATGGAGTACGTGAAGAAGGGCGAGATCGTGCTCAACATCAGCTACGGCGCCACTTCCGCGCTGAAGATGGACAATGATGCGATCTACTTCCACGCCCGTTTCGGTGGCGTGTCGCGCGAGATTTACATCCCGGTCAACAATGTGATGGCGATTTACGCCAACGAAAACGGCCAAGGCATGGCCTTCGAACCGCTGCTGGGCATGGCCTCGGCGGCGGCGGAGGAAGCGCCTGAACCCGAGGCGCCAGCGGCCCCCGCGCCGGTGCTGTCGGCTGTTCCCGCCAGCGCCCCGGCCCCGGCCAGCGAGGACGAGGACAAGGGCCCGGACGACGGCGGCGAGCCGCCCAAAAAAGGCAGCCGCCCCACCCTCACGCGTATCAAATAG
- a CDS encoding cytochrome c1: protein MNFPKKLLAILALLPGLAFASEGGHPLDKAPDRSHNMAALQNGAKLFVNYCLNCHNASSMRYNRLRDLGLSEDQIKANLLFTGEKVGEMMTTAMQAKDAKAWFGVVPPDLSVIARAKASPAGTGGDYLYTYLRTFYKDDARPTGYNNMVVPNVAMPHVLWQMQGVQEAVFAEEKDPHDPAKTVHKFTGFKQVAPGTLSKIDFDTQVADLVGYMEWMAEPAQQTRKKLGVWVLIFLTGFALLAWRLNASYWKEVK from the coding sequence ATGAATTTTCCTAAGAAACTGCTCGCCATCCTGGCCCTGCTGCCAGGCCTGGCCTTCGCAAGTGAAGGTGGCCACCCGCTGGACAAGGCGCCGGACCGTTCGCACAATATGGCGGCACTGCAGAATGGCGCCAAGCTGTTCGTCAACTACTGCCTGAATTGCCACAACGCCTCGTCCATGCGCTACAATCGCCTGCGTGACCTGGGCTTGAGCGAAGACCAGATCAAGGCCAACCTGTTGTTCACCGGTGAAAAAGTGGGCGAGATGATGACCACTGCCATGCAGGCCAAGGATGCCAAGGCCTGGTTTGGCGTGGTGCCGCCTGATCTGTCGGTGATCGCACGCGCGAAAGCCTCGCCTGCCGGCACCGGCGGCGACTACCTGTATACTTACCTGCGTACCTTCTATAAAGACGACGCGCGTCCGACCGGATATAACAATATGGTCGTGCCGAACGTCGCCATGCCGCATGTGCTGTGGCAGATGCAGGGCGTGCAGGAAGCCGTGTTTGCCGAAGAGAAAGATCCGCACGATCCCGCCAAGACCGTGCACAAGTTCACCGGCTTCAAACAAGTGGCGCCGGGCACCCTGAGCAAGATCGATTTCGACACCCAGGTGGCGGATTTGGTCGGCTATATGGAATGGATGGCGGAACCCGCGCAACAGACTCGCAAGAAGCTGGGCGTCTGGGTACTGATCTTCCTGACCGGCTTTGCACTGCTGGCATGGCGCCTGAACGCGTCGTACTGGAAAGAAGTTAAATAA
- a CDS encoding cytochrome bc complex cytochrome b subunit codes for MAAFKETKFPADAPVAQKAVGWIDDRFPLTKLWNDQWGKYYAPKNFNFWYIFGSLAMFVLVLQIVTGIFLTMHYKPDANLAFGSVEYIMREVPWGWLVRYMHSTGASSFFIIVYLHMTRGLMYGSYRKPRELIWLFGFAIFLCLMAEAFFGYLLPWGQMSYWGAQVIVNLFGAIPLIGPDLSLWIRGDYVVSDATLNRFFAFHVIAIPLVLLGLVAAHLIALHEVGSSNPDGIEVKENLGADGHPVDSIPSHPYYTVHDLFGVSIFLLIFSAVVFFAPEMGGYFLEYNNFLPGDSLKTPLHIAPTWYFTPFYSVLRATTADFMWVLMAGTAAYVAFLWLKSRLAFQVKAAIAVIALVAIVGMLPSVLDAKFWGVVFFGGSVVILAFLPWLDHSPVKSIRYRPDWHKYVYALLAIAFVTLGYLGTQPPSVVGTIISQVCTLYYFGFFLLMPWWSAAGTFKKVPDRVTFHPH; via the coding sequence ATGGCGGCTTTCAAGGAAACCAAATTCCCGGCCGACGCACCGGTGGCGCAGAAGGCGGTGGGCTGGATCGACGACCGCTTCCCGCTGACCAAGCTGTGGAACGATCAGTGGGGCAAATACTATGCCCCGAAAAACTTCAACTTCTGGTACATCTTCGGTTCCCTGGCCATGTTCGTGCTGGTGCTGCAGATCGTCACCGGCATCTTCCTGACCATGCACTACAAGCCGGACGCCAACCTGGCCTTCGGTTCGGTCGAATACATCATGCGTGAAGTACCTTGGGGCTGGCTGGTGCGCTATATGCACTCGACCGGCGCCTCGTCCTTCTTCATCATCGTCTACCTGCACATGACCCGTGGTCTGATGTATGGTTCCTACCGCAAACCGCGCGAACTGATCTGGCTGTTCGGTTTCGCCATCTTCCTGTGCCTGATGGCCGAAGCCTTCTTCGGTTACCTGCTGCCATGGGGCCAGATGTCGTACTGGGGCGCCCAGGTGATCGTCAACCTGTTCGGCGCGATTCCGCTGATCGGCCCTGACCTGTCGCTGTGGATCCGCGGCGACTATGTGGTGTCCGACGCCACCCTGAACCGCTTCTTCGCCTTCCACGTGATCGCCATTCCGCTGGTGCTGCTGGGTCTGGTGGCTGCCCACTTGATCGCGCTGCACGAAGTCGGTTCGAGCAATCCGGACGGCATTGAAGTCAAAGAAAACCTGGGCGCCGACGGCCATCCAGTGGATTCGATTCCTTCCCACCCTTACTACACCGTGCACGATCTGTTCGGCGTGTCGATCTTCCTGCTGATCTTCAGCGCCGTCGTGTTCTTCGCGCCGGAAATGGGTGGCTATTTCCTGGAATACAACAACTTCCTGCCGGGCGATTCGCTGAAGACCCCGCTGCACATCGCGCCAACCTGGTACTTCACGCCGTTCTACTCGGTGCTGCGCGCCACCACGGCCGACTTCATGTGGGTGCTGATGGCCGGTACCGCCGCTTACGTGGCCTTCCTGTGGCTGAAATCGCGCCTGGCCTTCCAGGTGAAAGCGGCCATCGCCGTGATCGCCCTGGTGGCCATCGTCGGTATGCTGCCGAGCGTGCTGGATGCGAAATTCTGGGGCGTGGTGTTCTTCGGCGGTTCCGTGGTGATCCTGGCCTTCCTGCCATGGCTGGACCACTCGCCGGTGAAATCGATCCGTTATCGTCCTGACTGGCACAAGTATGTGTACGCGCTGCTGGCGATCGCCTTCGTGACCCTGGGCTACCTGGGTACCCAGCCGCCAAGCGTGGTGGGCACCATTATTTCGCAAGTATGCACCCTGTACTACTTCGGCTTCTTCCTGCTGATGCCATGGTGGAGCGCCGCGGGTACGTTCAAGAAAGTGCCGGATCGCGTGACTTTCCATCCGCACTAA
- a CDS encoding carbohydrate porin has product MRRTFPLSAPKALALGAALLCAAAGAQAAPSQAELIKLLEKLSQRVERLEQRNTELERELRAAHAPQSQAAANVEERVQVLEKQQESLARSLETDAISEKEPELTMRLKAIESQAQGMLAAARKVDALDGISAGLSLTTVVQKNATAGSQLNYRGDGYISLPLEAIGNIKHKVFAQFRLGQGAGLNEHLSTYSAPNATAFRLASLPNDDSAAMLAQAWYQADIPLPFGGFAPRSKERLEVNFGKMDPFVFFDQNGAAGDETRQFMNAAFVHNPLLDAGHDIGVDGNGFAPGMRLSYYNVQDKQQPWRLSLGVFGAGKRGANYEHSLAQPMVMVQAETEQRFFGGLAGNYRVYAWRNPQAAHYDESITEQEVHTGWGISADQRVGDGVTLFGRYGHQVKGNVRFNRALTLGAELNGSYWDRGADSLGLAFGLLKNSRSFNAAGSGEQVAELYYRYRINKQFELSPNIQYIGHPGGDRGADAMKILGVRAQLTY; this is encoded by the coding sequence ATGCGCCGCACCTTCCCCTTGTCCGCGCCCAAGGCGCTAGCGCTGGGCGCAGCCCTGCTGTGCGCCGCTGCCGGCGCCCAGGCGGCGCCTTCGCAGGCTGAATTAATCAAGCTGCTGGAAAAGCTGAGCCAGAGGGTTGAGCGTCTGGAGCAGCGCAACACGGAACTGGAACGCGAACTGCGCGCCGCGCATGCGCCGCAAAGCCAGGCTGCTGCGAATGTGGAAGAACGCGTGCAGGTGCTGGAGAAGCAGCAGGAAAGCCTGGCGCGCAGTCTGGAAACGGATGCGATCAGCGAGAAAGAACCCGAGCTGACCATGCGCCTGAAGGCCATCGAATCCCAGGCCCAGGGCATGCTCGCCGCTGCGCGCAAGGTCGATGCGCTGGATGGCATCAGCGCGGGCCTCAGCCTGACCACGGTGGTGCAGAAAAACGCCACTGCGGGCAGCCAGCTCAATTACCGTGGCGATGGCTATATCAGCCTGCCGCTGGAAGCGATCGGCAATATCAAACATAAGGTGTTCGCGCAATTCCGCCTTGGCCAGGGTGCTGGCCTGAACGAGCATCTGTCCACCTATTCCGCACCGAATGCCACCGCCTTCCGCCTGGCCAGCTTGCCGAACGACGACTCGGCGGCGATGCTGGCGCAAGCCTGGTACCAGGCCGATATTCCACTGCCCTTCGGCGGCTTCGCGCCGCGTTCCAAGGAAAGGCTGGAAGTCAATTTCGGCAAGATGGACCCATTCGTCTTCTTCGACCAGAACGGCGCTGCCGGCGATGAAACGCGCCAGTTCATGAATGCGGCCTTCGTCCACAATCCGCTGCTCGATGCGGGCCATGATATCGGCGTGGACGGCAACGGCTTTGCGCCGGGCATGCGCCTGTCCTACTACAACGTGCAGGATAAGCAGCAGCCATGGCGTCTCTCGCTTGGCGTCTTCGGCGCCGGCAAGCGTGGCGCGAACTATGAGCACAGCCTGGCGCAGCCGATGGTGATGGTGCAGGCGGAAACCGAGCAGCGCTTCTTCGGCGGCCTGGCGGGCAATTACCGCGTCTATGCCTGGCGCAATCCGCAGGCGGCCCACTACGATGAAAGCATCACCGAGCAGGAAGTGCATACCGGCTGGGGCATCTCGGCCGACCAGCGTGTCGGCGATGGCGTGACCTTGTTCGGCCGCTATGGCCATCAGGTGAAAGGCAATGTGCGCTTCAACCGCGCGCTGACCTTGGGTGCGGAACTCAATGGTTCCTACTGGGACCGCGGCGCCGACAGCCTGGGCCTGGCCTTTGGTTTGCTGAAGAACAGCCGCAGCTTCAATGCTGCCGGCAGCGGCGAGCAGGTGGCCGAGCTGTACTACCGCTATCGCATCAACAAGCAGTTCGAGTTGTCGCCCAATATCCAGTACATCGGCCATCCTGGCGGCGACCGCGGCGCGGACGCGATGAAAATCCTTGGCGTGCGCGCCCAGCTCACTTACTAA
- a CDS encoding iron transporter, which yields MLAAVSSFSANAVEYPIGAPQQRFGMEISAVYLQPVVMEPDGMMRKAEESDIHIEADVRALSGNPNGFEEGAWIPYLLVKYEVSKAGSNDKISGDFMPMVANDGAHYGDNVKLFGPGKYHVKYTILPPSENKHAHFGRHTDRLTGVRPWFKPFVVEYDFTYAGIGKKGGY from the coding sequence ATCCTCGCCGCAGTTTCCAGTTTTAGCGCCAACGCCGTCGAATATCCGATCGGCGCGCCGCAGCAGCGCTTTGGCATGGAAATCTCCGCCGTGTATTTGCAGCCGGTCGTGATGGAGCCGGACGGCATGATGCGCAAGGCGGAGGAGTCGGACATCCATATCGAGGCTGATGTGCGCGCGCTGAGCGGCAATCCAAACGGCTTCGAGGAGGGCGCCTGGATTCCCTATCTGCTGGTGAAGTACGAGGTGAGCAAGGCGGGCAGCAACGACAAGATCAGCGGCGACTTCATGCCGATGGTGGCCAATGACGGCGCCCACTATGGCGACAACGTCAAGTTGTTCGGCCCGGGTAAATACCACGTCAAATACACCATTCTGCCGCCGAGCGAAAACAAGCATGCGCATTTCGGCCGCCACACCGACCGCCTGACCGGCGTGCGTCCATGGTTCAAACCCTTCGTGGTGGAGTACGACTTCACCTATGCCGGTATCGGCAAGAAGGGAGGATATTGA
- a CDS encoding type II toxin-antitoxin system Phd/YefM family antitoxin, with the protein MLTVDIHEAGATLEQLVEQAANGEPFIISKAGQPLVKVIAIDAKRPYAANRLGFLAGKIKVPDDFDQMGREEIERMFEDKA; encoded by the coding sequence ATGCTTACTGTCGACATCCACGAAGCGGGAGCAACTCTCGAGCAACTGGTGGAGCAAGCAGCCAACGGCGAGCCCTTCATTATTTCCAAAGCGGGACAGCCGCTGGTAAAAGTTATCGCTATCGATGCTAAGCGCCCCTACGCAGCCAACCGTCTGGGATTCCTGGCAGGAAAAATCAAAGTGCCGGATGATTTCGATCAAATGGGTCGTGAAGAAATTGAACGCATGTTTGAAGATAAAGCATGA